Proteins encoded together in one Camelina sativa cultivar DH55 chromosome 9, Cs, whole genome shotgun sequence window:
- the LOC104712139 gene encoding probable pectate lyase 4 produces the protein MASLPYADADCSLRALAGRAEGFGRFAVGGLHGDVYVVTSLADDGPGTLREGGRRKEPLWIVFAVSGTIHLNSYLSVSSYKTVDGRGQRIKLTGKGIRLKECEHIIICNLEFEGGRGHDIDGIQIKPKSRHIWIDRCSLRDYDDGLIDVTRQSTDITVSRCYFAQHDKTMLIGADPSHVDDRCIRVTIHHCFFDGTRQRQPRLRFGKVHLYNNYTRNWGLYAVCASVEAQVFSQCNIYEAGVKKKTFEYYPEKAADKEEVRAGLVRSENDLFLNGAQASLLTGASEECVFHPSEHYPTWTVEPPSETLKQIMQICTGWQSLSRPSDHGVPK, from the exons ATGGCGTCGCTACCATACGCCGATGCCGATTGTAGCCTTAGAGCTTTAGCTGGCCGTGCCGAGGGTTTCGGCCGCTTCGCTGTCGGTGGTCTCCACGGCGATGTCTACGTCGTCACTTCTCTCGCAG ATGATGGACCTGGGACTCTTCGTGAAGGAGGTAGGAGGAAAGAGCCGTTATGGATTGTGTTTGCAGTTTCTGGAACTATTCATCTCAATTCATACTTGAGTGTATCCTCTTACAAGACGGTTGATGGAAGAGGACAGCGAATCAAGCTCACTGGGAAAGGGATAAGACTAAAGGAATGTGAGCATATCATCATTTGCAATTTGGAGTTTGAAGGTGGTAGAGGTCATGATATTGATGGTATTCAGATTAAACCAAAGTCTAGACACATTTGGATTGATCGGTGTAGCTTACGCGATTACGATGATGGGCTTATTGATGTCACTAGACAAAGCACTGATATCACTGTTTCTAG ATGTTATTTTGCACAGCATGATAAGACGATGCTGATTGGAGCAGATCCTTCTCATGTTGATGATAGATGTATCCGAGTTACCATtcatcattgtttctttgatggAACCAGGCAGAGGCAACCTCGTTTGAGGTTTGGCAAAGTTCATTTATACAACAATTATACAAGAAACTGGGGATTATATGCTGTTTGTGCTAGCGTAGAAGCGCAG GTTTTCTCTCAATGCAATATATACGAAGCAggtgtgaagaagaaaacttttGAATACTACCCAGAAAAG GCTGCTGACAAGGAAGAAGTGAGAGCTGGTTTAGTACGTTCTGAAAATGACTTGTTCTTGAACGGAGCTCAAGCTTCCTTGTTGACAGGAGCCAGTGAAGAATGTGTGTTCCATCCAAGCGAGCACTACCCGACATGGACTGTCGAGCCACCATCAGAAACTCTCAAGCAAATTATGCAAATTTGTACCGGTTGGCAATCTTTATCCCGTCCTTCAGATCATGGAGTTCCTAAGTAA
- the LOC104712141 gene encoding uncharacterized protein LOC104712141: protein MAGDADSFQIRDSTEFDSPLPNEPTVEKDAETEANAEPPPGFFFAGERLLPLGSSKDPEYRRQCDIFYDQFQKSEGFDVDWDNLGYKFFAFNFAWEQHYHPPGRKEELLKLLTQTAIDVYNNETGSKIEFVEHVKANTAACRGIMYYITFSAKEVSSPDSVPKRYQAKVERCGDEISVSMVRLRPTQD, encoded by the exons ATGGCTGGTGATGCCGATTCCTTCCAAATCCGAGATTCGACGGAGTTCGATTCTCCACTACCAAATGAGCCGACGGTAGAGAAAGATGCAGAGACAGAGGCAAATGCAGAGCCTCCACCAGGTTTCTTCTTCGCCGGCGAAAGACTACTCCCACTAGGCAGCTCAAAGGATCCCGAGTATAGGAGACAGTGCGATATCTTCTACGACCAGTTTCAGAAAAGCGAG GGGTTTGATGTGGACTGGGACAACTTGGGCTACAAGTTCTTTGCCTTCAATTTTGCCTGGGAACAACATTATCATCCACCTGGGAGGAAGGAAGAGTTGCTCAAACTGCTTACACAGACAGCCATTGACGTATACAACAACGAAACT ggAAGCAAAATTGAGTTTGTGGAGCATGTGAAAGCAAATACAGCGGCATGTAGAGgtattatgtattatataacATTTTCTGCGAAAGAAGTTTCATCACCAGATTCAGTACCTAAACGGTACCAAGCAAAGGTGGAGCGATGTGGTGATGAGATTTCAGTCTCTATGGTCAGGCTAAGGCCAACACAAGACTGA
- the LOC104712138 gene encoding ABC transporter G family member 19-like — protein sequence MNLSLSGRKIAIGSPTLDELLKDCDSFRKGDSPDSEKSDDPAHHVIDVEALHLKPVPFVLAFNNLEYDVILGRRFGFSRRSGVKTLLDDVSGEACDGDILAVLGASGAGKSTLIDALAGRVAQGSLKGSVTLNGEKVLQTRLLKVISAYVMQDDLLFPMLTVKETLMFASEFRLPRSLSKSKKMERVEALIDQLGLRNAANTVIGDEGHRGVSGGERRRVSIGIDIIHDPIVLFLDEPTSGLDSTNAFMVVQVLKRIAQSGSIVIMSIHQPSARIVELLDRLIILSRGKSVFNGSPASLPGFFADFGRPIPEKENITEFALDLVRELEGSTERTRSLVDFNEKWQQNKLSFSQSAPHTNMFELDSPLTLKEAINASVSRGKLVSGSSRDNVISMETVSSYANPSLFETFILAKRYMKNWMRMPELVGTRIATVMVTGFLLATVYWKLDHTPRGALERLTLFAFVVPTMFYCCLDNVPVFIQERYIFLRETTHNAYRTSSYVISHSLVTLPQLIVPSLVFSTITFWTVGLSGGGLEGFYFYCLIIYASFWSGSSVVTFISGVVPNIMLSYMVAISYLAYCLLLSGFYVNRDRIPVYWTWFHYISLLKYPYEAVLINEFDDPSRCFVTGVQVFDNTLLGGVSDSGKIKLLETLGKSLNTRITESTCLRTGSDLLAQQGITELSKWECLWITFASGLFFRILFYFALLFGSRNKRT from the coding sequence ATGAATCTATCACTTAGCGGTAGAAAGATTGCTATCGGATCACCTACGCTCGACGAGTTACTGAAAGATTGTGACAGTTTCCGAAAAGGAGATTCCCCCGACAGCGAAAAAAGCGATGATCCAGCTCATCACGTGATAGATGTCGAAGCCTTACACCTAAAACCTGTCCCGTTCGTCCTAGCCTTCAACAATCTTGAATACGACGTCATACTTGGACGTCGTTTTGGTTTCTCACGTCGAAGCGGAGTAAAGACTCTACTTGATGATGTTTCCGGCGAGGCTTGTGACGGAGATATCCTCGCCGTTCTTGGTGCAAGTGGAGCAGGTAAATCTACGTTGATCGATGCATTAGCGGGGAGAGTTGCTCAGGGAAGCTTAAAAGGCTCCGTAACTCTAAACGGAGAAAAAGTTTTGCAAACTCGACTGCTCAAGGTCATATCAGCGTATGTGATGCAAGACGATCTTCTCTTTCCGATGCTTACCGTTAAAGAAACCTTAATGTTCGCTTCCGAGTTCCGTCTCCCgagatctttatccaaatccaAGAAGATGGAGCGTGTTGAAGCCCTAATTGACCAATTAGGGCTTAGAAACGCGGCCAACACGGTAATCGGGGACGAAGGACACCGTGGAGTCTCTGGCGGAGAACGACGGCGCGTTTCAATAGGAATCGATATTATTCACGATCCTATCGTCTTGTTCCTCGACGAACCAACGTCGGGATTGGATTCTACAAACGCGTTTATGGTGGTGCAAGTTCTGAAACGTATCGCTCAAAGTGGCAGTATTGTAATTATGTCGATCCATCAACCTAGTGCTCGTATCGTGGAGTTGCTTGATCGGCTTATCATCTTATCTCGTGGTAAAAGTGTGTTCAATGGATCTCCGGCGAGTCTTCCCGGATTCTTCGCCGATTTCGGTCGTCCCATCCCGGAGAAAGAGAACATCACAGAGTTCGCTCTTGATTTAGTTCGAGAACTCGAAGGATCCACCGAAAGAACCAGAAGTTTAGTTGACTTCAATGAAAAGTGGCAACAAAACAAGCTCAGTTTCAGCCAATCTGCTCCACATACCAACATGTTCGAGCTAGACAGCCCATTAACCTTAAAAGAAGCCATCAATGCAAGTGTTTCTAGAGGTAAACTAGTCTCAGGCTCATCTAGAGACAATGTTATCTCCATGGAAACAGTATCTTCATACGCAAACCCGTCATTGTTCGAAACATTCATCTTAGCGAAACGGTACATGAAAAACTGGATGAGGATGCCCGAGCTTGTAGGAACGCGGATTGCTACCGTAATGGTGACTGGCTTTCTGTTAGCCACTGTGTATTGGAAGCTAGACCACACTCCAAGAGGAGCACTAGAGAGATTGACCTTGTTCGCTTTCGTTGTGCCAACAATGTTCTACTGTTGTTTAGACAATGTCCCCGTTTTCATTCAGGAACGATACATTTTCTTGAGAGAGACAACACACAACGCGTACAGAACATCTTCCTACGTTATATCTCACTCTCTCGTGACTCTTCCTCAGCTCATTGTCCCTTCCTTAGTGTTTTCCACGATCACATTCTGGACTGTTGGATTGAGCGGCGGCGGACTAGAGGGTTTCTACTTCTATTGCCTCATAATATACGCCTCTTTTTGGTCAGGATCCTCCGTCGTGACCTTCATATCCGGTGTTGTTCCCAATATCATGTTAAGTTACATGGTCGCCATTTCCTATCTCGCCTACTGTTTATTGTTGAGTGGATTCTACGTCAACCGAGATCGGATACCGGTCTACTGGACATGGTTTCATTACATTTCACTGCTGAAATATCCATATGAGGCTGTCTTAATCAACGAGTTTGATGACCCATCTCGATGTTTTGTTACGGGAGTCCAAGTATTTGACAACACTCTTCTCGGAGGAGTATCTGATTCCGGGAAAATTAAGCTCCTTGAAACTCTCGGTAAGTCTCTGAATACGAGAATAACAGAGTCCACCTGCTTGAGGACCGGGTCTGACTTACTTGCACAGCAGGGTATTACTGAGTTGAGCAAGTGGGAATGTTTGTGGATTACGTTTGCGTCAGGTCTTTTCTTTAGGATATTGTTTTACTTTGCCTTGCTGTTTGGAAGCAGGAATAAGAGGACGTGA
- the LOC104712140 gene encoding exocyst complex component EXO70A1-like, translated as MAKMAKFSFFSSSSPKYTPSSPSSFTSFPASPLNQTFTQSMVEETMEKAESVIRKWDPNTPSFTKIVSLFNHSRREAKEFIRCVRDLRRAMHFLVSEDSQSPKLALAQTLMQIAMARLEKEFFQILSSNRDRLDPESVSGQSSTSSNSEFEDFMGSDDDYDSDNELRKAGESITKVEKAAAVVMSDLKAIAESMISCGYGKECVKIYKRIRKSIVDEGLSLLGIEIYKGSRFHRTDSVTLEHMIKNWIKAAKIGIATLFRGEKLLCDHVFSASNSTRESCFYEIANEAATNLFKFPEFIAKEKKSHERIFPLMDLQAAISDLWQDIEMIFHFDAVAGVKSQALTTLQKLKVSIHNALTDFESTIQKDSTKALTTGGGVHKLTRSTMSFISSLSKYSGVLSEILADHPIPRDTRLLESYVRTPISEDEQQNHALSVHFAWLILVLLCKLDTKAEHYKDVSLSYLFLANNLQLIIETVRSTQLRDLLGDDWLTNHEDKLSAYAGNYEIAAWSNVFMSLPEEPTDLSPEEAKIYFRRFHTAFEEAYMKQSSRVVPDAKLRDELKVSIAKKLVPEYREFYRKYLPMLGQERNTEILVRFKPDNLENYISDLFHGTPIHASSSFSSSSSSSSWKSLGCVSG; from the coding sequence ATGGCGAAAATGGcgaaattttctttcttctcttcctcatctcctaaatatactccttcttctccttcttcattcaCTTCTTTCCCTGCTTCTCCTCTGAACCAGACTTTTACTCAGTCTATGGTtgaggaaaccatggagaaagCAGAATCTGTCATCAGAAAATGGGACCCGAATACGCCTTCCTTCACCAAGATCGTCTCTCTGTTCAACCATAGCAGAAGAGAGGCCAAAGAGTTCATCAGATGTGTCCGTGATTTGCGCAGAGCGATGCACTTTCTTGTCTCTGAAGACTCTCAATCTCCAAAGCTTGCTCTTGCACAGACCCTGATGCAGATCGCCATGGCGAGACTCGAGAAAGAGTTCTTCCAGATATTATCTTCAAATAGAGACAGGCTTGATCCCGAATCAGTTTCCGGTCAATCCTCAACCTCCAGCAATTCTGAATTTGAAGATTTTATGGGATCTGACGACGACTATGACAGTGACAATGAGTTGAGGAAAGCTGGTGAATCGATCACTAAGGTAGAGAAAGCTGCAGCTGTGGTGATGTCTGACCTAAAGGCGATAGCAGAGAGTATGATCAGTTGTGGATATGGTAAAGAGTGCGTAAAGATTTATAAGCGGATCAGAAAATCAATCGTAGATGAAGGACTGAGCTTGCTCGGGATAGAAATCTACAAAGGCTCCAGATTTCACAGAACGGACTCGGTCACCCTCGAGCATATGATCAAGAACTGGATAAAAGCTGCAAAGATTGGAATTGCCACGCTCTTCCGTGGAGAAAAACTTCTTTGTGATCATGTCTTTTCTGCCTCTAATTCAACAAGAGAGTCATGCTTTTACGAGATTGCAAACGAAGCAGCCACTAACCTTTTCAAGTTCCCTGAATTTATTGCCAAGGAGAAAAAATCTCATGAGAGGATCTTCCCGCTAATGGATCTGCAAGCTGCAATCTCTGATCTCTGGCAAGACATAGAGATGATATTCCACTTCGATGCAGTAGCTGGTGTGAAATCTCAGGCACTCACAACGCTGCAAAAACTAAAGGTCTCAATCCACAATGCTCTCACGGACTTTGAATCAACCATTCAGAAGGATTCCACGAAAGCCCTTACAACTGGAGGAGGGGTTCATAAACTGACACGGTCAACAATGAGCTTCATCTCTTCCCTTTCTAAATACAGCGGTGTATTGTCTGAAATCCTTGCAGACCATCCAATCCCGAGAGACACCCGCCTGCTAGAATCTTATGTCAGAACTCCAATTTCGGAAGATGAACAACAAAATCACGCACTCTCGGTCCATTTTGCTTGGCTCATCCTGGTTTTGCTATGCAAACTAGACACCAAAGCAGAACATTACAAGGATGTTTCTCTGTCTTACCTTTTCCTTGCTAACAACCTTCAGCTCATCATTGAAACGGTTCGTTCAACTCAACTGAGGGATCTCCTTGGTGATGATTGGCTCACTAACCATGAAGATAAACTCAGCGCCTATGCTGGGAATTATGAGATAGCAGCATGGTCCAATGTTTTCATGTCTTTACCAGAGGAACCCACAGACCTATCACCAGAGGAGGccaaaatatatttcagaaGATTTCACACGGCATTTGAGGAAGCATATATGAAACAATCATCACGAGTTGTACCAGATGCAAAACTTAGGGACGAACTGAAGGTTTCGATAGCAAAGAAACTTGTACCAGAATACAGAGAGTTTTACAGGAAGTACTTACCAATGCTCGGCCAGGAGAGAAATACTGAGATCCTGGTGAGGTTCAAGCCAGATAATTTGGAGAATTACATCTCCGATCTATTCCACGGAACACCAATTcatgcatcttcttctttttcttcgtcttcgtcttcttcgtcttggaAATCGCTTGGTTGTGTTTCAGGCTGA